A genome region from Vibrio tapetis subsp. tapetis includes the following:
- the prpF gene encoding 2-methylaconitate cis-trans isomerase PrpF encodes MTDLANQSVGVSPLFSSVPSQIRVPATYMRGGTSKGVFFSLADLPIEAQKAGQARDNLLLRVIGSPDPYGKQIDGMGSATSSTSKTVIVSKSTSEQHDVDYLFGQVSIDKPFVDWSGNCGNLSAAVGPFAIHSGLIDADKLPKNGLVTVRVWQVNIEKTILVHVPIVNGFVQETGEFELDGVTFPAAEIQVDFVDPADSKGSMFPTGNLVDDLEVPDVGVLNVTMINAGIPTIFLDASSISYLGTELQEDINNDEKALAMFEAIRAHGAVKMGLISHVDEAVTRQHTPKVAFVSKPKSYSSSSGKRVEANSIDVLVRALSMGKLHHAMMGTAAVAIASAACVPGTLVNLAAGGGEKESVTFGHPSGTLKVGANASQSSAGWKVEKAIMSRSARVIMEGWVRVPVDTCEPNSVEKGTGL; translated from the coding sequence ATGACCGATTTAGCCAACCAATCTGTAGGTGTTAGCCCTTTGTTTTCTTCCGTTCCGAGCCAAATTAGGGTTCCAGCAACGTATATGCGGGGAGGCACCAGTAAAGGTGTGTTCTTTAGCTTAGCGGACTTGCCAATTGAGGCACAAAAAGCAGGACAAGCGAGGGACAATTTATTACTTCGAGTTATTGGCAGCCCAGATCCCTATGGTAAGCAAATTGACGGAATGGGCTCCGCGACATCAAGCACCAGTAAAACGGTGATCGTCTCTAAAAGCACGTCTGAACAGCACGATGTAGATTATCTTTTTGGGCAAGTGTCTATCGACAAGCCGTTTGTGGATTGGAGCGGAAACTGCGGAAATTTGTCTGCGGCGGTTGGCCCATTTGCTATTCATAGTGGTCTGATTGATGCAGACAAGCTACCTAAAAATGGCCTTGTGACAGTACGGGTTTGGCAAGTGAATATTGAAAAAACCATTTTGGTGCATGTGCCAATCGTTAATGGTTTTGTCCAAGAAACTGGCGAGTTTGAACTCGATGGGGTGACGTTTCCTGCGGCCGAAATCCAAGTGGACTTTGTCGATCCGGCTGATAGCAAGGGGTCGATGTTTCCGACCGGTAATCTCGTTGATGACTTGGAAGTTCCTGACGTAGGCGTGCTCAATGTGACGATGATAAACGCCGGTATTCCCACTATTTTCTTAGATGCAAGCTCGATTAGCTACTTAGGTACAGAGTTGCAAGAAGACATCAACAACGATGAAAAAGCGTTGGCGATGTTTGAGGCTATTCGAGCCCATGGAGCGGTAAAAATGGGCTTGATCTCCCATGTAGATGAAGCCGTAACCAGACAGCACACGCCAAAAGTGGCGTTTGTTTCTAAACCGAAAAGCTATTCTTCCTCAAGTGGAAAAAGGGTAGAAGCAAACAGCATTGATGTGCTCGTAAGAGCCTTGTCGATGGGGAAGCTGCACCATGCAATGATGGGAACCGCCGCTGTTGCGATTGCGTCGGCAGCTTGTGTTCCAGGCACATTAGTTAATTTGGCTGCAGGTGGCGGCGAAAAAGAGTCGGTCACTTTTGGTCATCCATCCGGCACGTTGAAGGTTGGCGCTAATGCCAGCCAAAGCAGTGCGGGTTGGAAAGTTGAAAAAGCAATCATGAGCCGCAGCGCTCGAGTGATTATGGAAGGATGGGTTCGAGTACCTGTCGACACATGTGAGCCTAATAGTGTTGAAAAGGGCACTGGTTTATAG
- a CDS encoding GNAT family N-acetyltransferase: MQNKYNSETLGLMPLPYSIYKASKNDLDAVAKIEHALFGHHGYPAFFFRQAFDCWGSGFYVVKSDVEKSRADEDHLSITVEQNEVLGYLLLAPSDEGVHKKAWILSVGVSESAQGKGVGQALLKHACEQSAQYQQVFLTVDPDNIGACKLYESLGFELSHLEQNYFEAEDSRLVMVFNNH; encoded by the coding sequence ATGCAGAATAAATACAATTCAGAGACACTAGGACTTATGCCTTTACCCTATTCCATTTATAAAGCATCTAAGAATGACTTAGATGCTGTTGCAAAGATAGAACACGCATTATTTGGTCATCATGGGTACCCAGCGTTTTTTTTCAGACAAGCCTTTGATTGCTGGGGAAGTGGTTTTTATGTGGTGAAAAGTGATGTAGAGAAAAGTCGCGCTGATGAAGATCACTTATCTATCACTGTTGAACAAAATGAGGTCCTTGGCTATTTACTCCTCGCGCCGTCTGACGAAGGTGTTCATAAAAAAGCATGGATATTGTCAGTGGGTGTGTCTGAGAGTGCGCAAGGGAAAGGAGTAGGCCAAGCGTTACTTAAACATGCGTGTGAGCAATCAGCGCAATACCAGCAAGTGTTCTTAACTGTTGATCCTGACAATATCGGTGCATGCAAGCTATACGAGAGCCTAGGTTTTGAGCTTTCCCACCTTGAACAAAATTATTTTGAAGCAGAAGATTCACGTTTGGTGATGGTATTCAATAATCATTAA
- a CDS encoding bifunctional NUDIX hydrolase/phosphatase PAP2 family protein yields the protein MLLRCISTVLLSFVFGLYSQLALADSPAELKGALCLIKSDQEQIVLVRETITNKLSLPGGTIESGEEPSLAAQRETWEETGLVVTVGKQLGYSGKAVVFDCVSDSDVIAFHYVNDQHQHIMPAWFAPHYGIEVNQVLLAYLEGIQPADYRFPAQVADILKLASRATEHNITFIEQASQAAPTIHQSELPYIQSLQQNIANLPDQIRTVLHQFFLVADAIASPVLLILALVFAYLHYGRNFAAKLVFAVTCVSLLGLVAQIGLALPRPFVYIPELQLAQHFGFGMPSVSSALMVSVLGMLYIQLEKVSGEHAARRYLSVMFTLPVLQGFAAIYLGSSFFSDVIAGFVLGGLIVWHFDRLERKIGSKLDDILTGAPLWWIAVLVVTALGLVWPRPEFSYWLSIVISLAAVFTFLRPRREYLNLSNRQVIVGMSVIFLINMLFSMLSPQFDSSSMSSLILQATHYAVLILAFAIGVVVFEKKSQTTID from the coding sequence GTGTTGTTACGCTGTATTTCAACTGTGTTGTTGAGCTTTGTTTTTGGATTGTATTCTCAATTGGCGTTGGCTGATTCCCCGGCAGAGCTTAAAGGGGCTTTATGCCTGATTAAAAGCGATCAAGAGCAAATTGTATTAGTGCGTGAAACCATTACCAATAAATTGTCACTACCTGGTGGTACGATAGAATCGGGCGAAGAGCCAAGTTTGGCGGCTCAGAGAGAAACATGGGAAGAGACCGGGTTAGTTGTAACCGTTGGAAAACAATTGGGTTACTCGGGTAAGGCCGTAGTATTTGATTGTGTATCAGACTCTGACGTTATTGCTTTCCATTATGTGAACGATCAACATCAACACATTATGCCTGCGTGGTTTGCACCTCATTACGGGATAGAAGTGAATCAAGTATTACTTGCTTACCTTGAAGGAATTCAGCCTGCAGATTATCGCTTTCCAGCCCAAGTAGCCGATATTTTGAAGTTGGCTTCAAGGGCTACTGAACACAACATTACCTTTATCGAGCAAGCTTCTCAGGCGGCGCCGACTATTCATCAATCTGAGCTACCCTATATTCAGTCGTTGCAACAAAACATTGCCAACTTGCCAGACCAAATTAGAACCGTATTGCACCAGTTTTTCCTAGTCGCGGATGCGATTGCAAGCCCAGTGTTGCTGATTTTAGCTCTAGTTTTTGCTTATCTACACTATGGTAGAAATTTTGCTGCTAAGTTGGTATTTGCGGTGACCTGCGTTTCTTTACTCGGCCTTGTCGCTCAAATTGGCCTAGCTCTACCACGCCCATTTGTTTACATCCCAGAACTGCAGTTAGCTCAGCATTTTGGCTTTGGAATGCCAAGTGTGTCCTCAGCACTGATGGTGTCTGTGCTTGGTATGCTCTACATCCAGTTAGAAAAAGTCTCTGGCGAGCATGCGGCGCGGCGTTATCTTTCAGTGATGTTTACCCTACCAGTGTTACAAGGATTTGCTGCCATTTATTTAGGAAGTTCATTTTTCAGTGATGTGATTGCCGGTTTTGTTTTGGGTGGCTTGATCGTGTGGCACTTTGACCGCTTAGAAAGAAAGATTGGCAGTAAGCTAGATGATATTCTGACGGGTGCCCCTTTATGGTGGATAGCGGTACTGGTGGTGACGGCGTTGGGCTTGGTATGGCCTCGTCCAGAGTTCTCATATTGGCTTTCAATTGTTATCTCTTTGGCCGCAGTTTTTACCTTCTTAAGACCTAGAAGAGAGTATTTAAACTTATCAAATAGACAAGTTATTGTGGGGATGTCGGTTATTTTCCTTATCAATATGCTGTTTAGTATGCTGAGCCCTCAATTTGACTCAAGCTCTATGTCATCTCTTATCTTACAGGCTACGCATTATGCTGTTTTGATTTTGGCGTTTGCAATAGGTGTGGTTGTGTTTGAAAAAAAATCCCAAACCACAATAGACTAA
- a CDS encoding diguanylate cyclase, which translates to MKSKLTVLILAVIMSQSVYAFDRDSWDKLLGTQGNDNATLAMLQERYIALPNGGERLYISTLIHRFLSVRGQPYFGVTKDTASSYDRFQSNLIAALNDEQNNQNQSSYAKLRNLLNQTKANHDYNARTVIEYQLCRLLSRMGEHHSAKFYCNSARSHLEQMDDPFIPLRHLYRLTANNHDYLGNYELALNDYFQVIDQAKSYHDNSGIYNDVGNLLTDMGEYEQALKYLTLAYDQRRHGNTLPLAVAQVLHSLANLYYEMGNYDTSLEHYDQSLALLKQVDHQYGIALAYIGLGKLHTKYGNHDLSNAYLHQALDMASEQNNRAMKIKITLYLSQAYQAQNINNVAIEYAQTALEYAQNDALYIYESKALRQLSELFELNAQPKLALKYYKQFHKLEVNKHTIDNRNAFEALDLSKSRLVEELENSKLVLKNTSQKLELDNLQQQNLAYGLFIALLGLMITAMIYANKKVRRLAEHDALTHTLSRMGAVANIRAQGPIGSPDKKHVLVLFDLDKFKLINDSYGHPTGDRALKHVAQSINLHLNKNEFIGRLGGEEFIVLLTGVAESDVRNRVEMLRMAISSQPLFSDDEVPIHLSASFSFLATSEDLAEFDVLYSILDQALYQAKQNGRDCVIDAYHDPVDVMPYAASRPTLA; encoded by the coding sequence ATGAAATCCAAACTAACGGTATTAATTCTAGCCGTCATAATGAGTCAATCCGTTTACGCATTTGATCGAGATAGCTGGGATAAGCTTCTGGGAACTCAAGGCAATGACAATGCAACATTAGCCATGCTGCAAGAAAGATATATAGCGCTCCCTAACGGAGGAGAACGACTATACATATCAACGTTAATTCACCGATTTCTGAGTGTACGTGGACAACCCTATTTTGGGGTAACCAAAGATACCGCTTCCAGCTACGATAGATTCCAATCGAATCTAATCGCAGCGCTTAACGATGAACAAAACAACCAAAATCAGTCGTCCTATGCCAAATTACGAAACCTATTAAACCAAACAAAAGCCAACCACGATTACAACGCCCGAACCGTTATAGAGTACCAATTATGTCGGCTTTTAAGCCGTATGGGAGAACACCATAGTGCAAAGTTTTACTGCAATTCGGCGAGATCTCATCTAGAGCAAATGGACGACCCATTCATTCCTCTACGTCACCTATATCGCTTAACTGCAAATAATCATGATTATTTAGGTAACTACGAGTTAGCGCTTAATGACTACTTTCAAGTGATCGATCAAGCAAAGTCATACCACGATAACTCTGGCATCTATAACGACGTAGGCAATTTACTTACCGATATGGGCGAATACGAACAAGCATTAAAGTACTTAACGCTCGCCTATGACCAACGACGCCATGGCAACACTCTACCGCTCGCCGTCGCTCAAGTATTGCATAGCCTCGCAAACCTATATTATGAAATGGGCAACTACGATACTTCTCTTGAACACTATGACCAATCTCTTGCCCTATTAAAACAAGTCGACCACCAATACGGAATCGCTCTGGCCTATATTGGTTTAGGAAAGCTACATACAAAGTATGGGAATCATGATCTGAGTAATGCATATCTACATCAGGCTTTAGATATGGCATCAGAACAAAATAACCGAGCGATGAAAATAAAAATCACGCTGTATCTTAGTCAGGCTTACCAAGCACAGAACATCAACAATGTAGCCATTGAATATGCCCAAACAGCTCTAGAATATGCACAGAACGATGCTCTCTATATCTATGAATCTAAAGCACTACGTCAGCTTTCTGAGTTGTTTGAATTAAACGCCCAACCCAAGCTTGCATTAAAATATTATAAGCAATTTCATAAACTCGAAGTCAACAAGCATACCATCGACAATCGCAATGCTTTTGAAGCACTTGACCTCAGTAAATCTAGATTAGTAGAAGAACTTGAAAACTCAAAACTTGTTCTGAAAAACACGTCTCAGAAACTAGAGTTAGACAATTTGCAACAACAAAACCTAGCCTATGGTTTATTCATTGCTCTGCTCGGATTAATGATTACCGCTATGATCTACGCGAATAAAAAAGTACGTCGTCTCGCCGAACACGACGCATTAACTCATACGTTAAGCAGAATGGGGGCGGTAGCTAACATACGGGCGCAAGGTCCCATAGGAAGCCCAGATAAAAAACACGTGTTAGTGCTATTCGATTTAGACAAGTTCAAGCTGATCAACGATTCGTACGGCCACCCTACTGGTGACCGAGCCTTAAAGCATGTTGCGCAAAGCATCAATTTACATCTAAATAAGAACGAATTTATCGGCCGTCTTGGTGGTGAAGAGTTTATCGTGTTGTTAACTGGTGTGGCGGAATCTGACGTGCGCAATAGAGTAGAAATGTTACGAATGGCTATTTCGAGCCAACCTCTTTTCTCTGACGATGAAGTGCCTATTCATTTGTCAGCCAGTTTCTCATTCTTAGCGACATCAGAGGATCTGGCAGAGTTTGATGTATTATATTCAATACTGGATCAGGCACTATACCAAGCGAAACAAAATGGTCGTGACTGCGTTATTGATGCCTATCACGACCCTGTCGATGTTATGCCCTACGCTGCTTCTCGACCAACGCTTGCATAA
- the queE gene encoding 7-carboxy-7-deazaguanine synthase QueE: MFETIQGEGSFTGVPSVFVRLQECPVGCAWCDTKQTWTAEPQDEVPLGDIMLKTADTPTWCSVSGQDIVSEYQRQGYTATNIVITGGEPCVYDLIDLCEAFEAIGCQCQLETSGTYEVKVTTTTWVTVSPKVAMKGKLPVLISALERADEIKHPVGTVKDIEQLDELIASANLDSNTSIALQPISQKPRATQLCIDTCIARNWRLSIQTHKYLDIA; the protein is encoded by the coding sequence ATGTTTGAAACCATACAGGGTGAGGGCTCGTTTACCGGAGTTCCGTCTGTTTTTGTCCGTTTACAAGAATGCCCGGTTGGTTGTGCTTGGTGCGACACTAAGCAAACTTGGACAGCAGAACCTCAAGACGAAGTCCCGCTCGGCGATATCATGCTTAAAACGGCTGATACCCCAACATGGTGCAGTGTCAGTGGGCAAGACATTGTTAGTGAGTATCAACGTCAAGGTTATACCGCGACTAATATTGTGATCACTGGTGGTGAGCCTTGTGTCTATGACCTAATTGACCTATGCGAAGCATTTGAAGCCATTGGCTGTCAATGTCAGTTAGAGACCAGTGGCACATATGAAGTTAAAGTGACCACTACAACATGGGTTACGGTGTCACCTAAAGTTGCAATGAAGGGTAAGTTACCTGTTTTGATTTCTGCTCTTGAAAGAGCTGACGAAATCAAACATCCAGTCGGTACCGTTAAAGATATTGAGCAGTTGGATGAGTTAATTGCGTCAGCAAACCTGGACTCAAACACGTCAATCGCATTGCAACCTATTAGCCAGAAGCCACGAGCAACTCAGTTGTGCATTGATACTTGCATTGCTCGTAACTGGCGTTTGTCGATTCAAACTCACAAATATTTAGATATCGCTTAA
- the queC gene encoding 7-cyano-7-deazaguanine synthase QueC — protein sequence MKKAVVVFSGGQDSTTCLVQALKEYDEVHAITFDYGQRHKLEIEVAQSLAIELGVKAHKVMDVSLLNELAVSSLTRDDIPVSHELQENGLPNSFVPGRNILFLTLAGIYAYQIGAQSVITGVCETDFSGYPDCRDEFVKAMNTALVQGMDRPFDILTPLMWLNKAETWAMADQYQSLSLVRDKTLTCYNGIIGDGCGDCPSCDLRKAGLEDYLNDRESIMQALVEKQRRA from the coding sequence ATGAAAAAAGCTGTTGTTGTATTCAGTGGCGGGCAAGACTCCACGACGTGTTTAGTTCAAGCTCTTAAAGAGTATGATGAAGTTCATGCGATTACGTTTGATTATGGCCAGCGCCACAAACTAGAAATCGAAGTGGCACAGTCTCTGGCGATCGAGCTGGGCGTAAAAGCGCATAAAGTGATGGATGTTAGCTTGTTAAACGAACTGGCAGTAAGCTCGTTGACTCGCGACGATATTCCTGTTTCTCATGAGCTGCAAGAAAATGGTTTGCCTAATTCTTTTGTGCCTGGCCGGAATATTTTGTTTTTGACTCTGGCAGGTATATACGCGTATCAAATTGGCGCGCAGAGTGTCATTACGGGCGTGTGTGAAACGGATTTTTCAGGTTATCCAGACTGCCGTGATGAGTTTGTTAAAGCAATGAACACCGCGCTTGTGCAAGGAATGGATCGTCCATTTGATATTCTAACACCGCTGATGTGGCTCAATAAGGCTGAAACATGGGCTATGGCCGATCAATATCAGTCATTATCGTTGGTGCGTGATAAAACACTGACCTGCTACAACGGTATTATTGGCGACGGTTGTGGTGATTGCCCTTCTTGCGATTTAAGAAAGGCAGGTCTTGAAGATTACTTGAATGACCGAGAATCCATTATGCAAGCGTTGGTCGAGAAGCAGCGTAGGGCATAA
- a CDS encoding propionyl-CoA synthetase, with the protein MSTYEQEYQLSVSEPEKFWTKQAQAIDWFTFPKTILENDDNGIERWFVDGELNTCWLALDYHVEQGRGDHVALIYDSPVTHTKKRYTYQQLQQQVAKTAGMLANQGVVKGDRVVIYMPMIPEAAMAMLACARLGAIHSVVFGGFAPNELAVRLEDAEPKVVMTASCGIEVNKVLPYKPLVDRAILDSRWKPESVLVWQRKECLAELNQSRDLDWVQAQQFAMPHDCVPVKATDPLYILYTSGTTGKPKGVVRDNGGHAVAMKYSMSAIYNIDQNGVFWAASDVGWVVGHSYIVYAPLIHGCTTVLFEGKPVRTPDPGAFWRVCQEYKVDALFSAPTAFRAIKKEDPDGQLLNDYDLSALKTIFMAGERLDPPTLEWVEQHTKKPVIDHWWQTETGWAIAGNPTGIEMMKIKAGSATKPIPGYQVEVLDELGEVVTANQQGFVALKRPLPPSCLPTVWRNHDRFESGYLGQFPGYYVSGDGGYFDDDGYLFIMGRIDDVINVAGHRLSTGEMEEIVGGHPAIAECAVVGVHDELKGQMPLGLVVLKDGMKIDGLELETELVGKVRTEIGAVACFKHALVVERLPKTRSGKILRRVIRQIADGESYTIPSTIDDPASLTELEKVLHTD; encoded by the coding sequence ATGTCTACCTATGAGCAAGAGTACCAACTTTCAGTTAGTGAGCCAGAGAAGTTTTGGACCAAGCAAGCCCAAGCGATTGACTGGTTCACGTTTCCAAAAACCATCTTGGAAAATGATGATAACGGCATTGAACGCTGGTTTGTCGATGGTGAGCTTAATACCTGTTGGCTCGCATTAGATTACCACGTGGAACAAGGACGTGGAGATCACGTCGCGCTGATTTACGATTCCCCCGTCACCCATACTAAAAAACGTTATACCTATCAGCAATTGCAGCAGCAAGTTGCCAAAACAGCAGGCATGTTAGCCAATCAAGGCGTGGTAAAAGGCGATCGTGTTGTTATCTATATGCCAATGATCCCTGAAGCAGCGATGGCAATGCTGGCGTGTGCAAGGCTAGGGGCAATTCACTCCGTTGTATTTGGCGGCTTTGCTCCTAATGAATTGGCCGTTCGTCTTGAAGATGCCGAGCCGAAAGTGGTGATGACAGCTTCTTGTGGTATCGAAGTTAATAAAGTGCTCCCTTACAAACCCTTAGTTGACCGCGCCATTTTAGACAGCCGATGGAAACCAGAATCAGTATTGGTTTGGCAAAGAAAAGAGTGCCTAGCCGAGCTTAACCAGTCACGTGACTTGGATTGGGTGCAAGCACAGCAATTTGCGATGCCTCATGATTGTGTGCCGGTAAAAGCAACGGATCCTCTCTATATTTTGTACACCAGCGGCACAACAGGTAAGCCCAAAGGTGTGGTTCGTGACAATGGCGGCCATGCAGTAGCGATGAAGTATTCCATGAGTGCGATATATAATATCGATCAAAATGGTGTCTTTTGGGCCGCTTCTGACGTTGGCTGGGTGGTTGGTCATTCATACATCGTCTATGCACCGCTTATACATGGTTGTACTACGGTGCTGTTTGAGGGCAAGCCAGTAAGAACGCCAGATCCCGGTGCGTTTTGGCGTGTGTGTCAAGAGTATAAGGTTGATGCGCTGTTTTCTGCTCCAACCGCGTTTCGGGCGATTAAGAAAGAAGACCCAGATGGTCAGCTGCTTAACGACTATGACCTTTCCGCTCTAAAAACCATTTTCATGGCAGGAGAACGACTCGACCCGCCAACCCTAGAATGGGTCGAACAACACACCAAAAAGCCGGTTATCGACCACTGGTGGCAGACTGAAACCGGGTGGGCCATCGCAGGAAACCCAACCGGCATTGAAATGATGAAGATCAAAGCAGGGTCGGCAACCAAGCCAATTCCGGGCTATCAAGTGGAAGTGTTGGATGAATTAGGCGAGGTTGTAACGGCTAATCAGCAAGGTTTTGTGGCACTGAAAAGGCCCTTGCCACCAAGCTGTTTGCCGACAGTTTGGCGGAATCACGACAGGTTCGAGTCTGGCTATTTAGGGCAATTCCCGGGCTATTATGTTTCTGGAGATGGTGGTTATTTCGATGATGATGGTTATCTATTCATTATGGGACGCATAGACGACGTGATAAACGTTGCGGGTCACCGTCTATCTACCGGAGAAATGGAAGAAATTGTAGGAGGGCACCCAGCAATTGCGGAATGTGCTGTGGTTGGCGTCCACGATGAACTAAAAGGCCAAATGCCTTTGGGCTTAGTGGTGTTGAAAGACGGGATGAAAATCGATGGGCTTGAACTAGAAACAGAGTTGGTAGGAAAAGTCAGGACAGAAATTGGCGCAGTCGCTTGTTTTAAACATGCTTTGGTTGTTGAGCGGTTGCCTAAGACACGTTCCGGTAAAATACTGCGTCGAGTGATTCGTCAGATTGCCGATGGTGAAAGCTATACAATACCGTCGACCATTGATGATCCCGCCAGTTTAACAGAGCTAGAAAAAGTGCTACATACCGATTAA
- a CDS encoding GNAT family N-acetyltransferase, giving the protein MHSYTIRAASFADLPKLNQMMYQLHEHHHLASPDLFKTPEEVEEEKSIASYLDNPECFVYVAIDECDHCVGFISGHFCELISPIVKSMLMGSIDEVYVDVEHRNSGVAIQLFNRLEVSLKECGVQQLFVEVWQFNQTAVNFYNKSGFEHHIHWMRKSIT; this is encoded by the coding sequence ATGCATTCTTATACGATCCGCGCAGCAAGTTTTGCTGACCTGCCTAAGTTAAATCAAATGATGTATCAATTGCATGAGCATCATCACTTAGCCTCACCTGATCTATTCAAAACACCAGAAGAAGTCGAAGAAGAGAAAAGCATTGCCAGCTATTTAGATAACCCGGAATGTTTTGTTTATGTGGCTATTGATGAATGCGACCATTGTGTCGGGTTTATTTCGGGTCATTTTTGCGAACTAATTTCTCCTATCGTCAAGTCGATGCTAATGGGGAGCATTGATGAAGTTTATGTCGACGTTGAACATAGAAACAGCGGTGTTGCGATTCAGTTGTTCAACCGATTGGAAGTATCCCTTAAAGAGTGTGGAGTTCAGCAACTTTTCGTGGAAGTTTGGCAGTTTAATCAAACCGCAGTGAATTTTTACAATAAATCTGGTTTTGAGCATCATATTCATTGGATGCGAAAATCAATTACGTAG